A section of the Brevundimonas sp. AJA228-03 genome encodes:
- a CDS encoding DUF1289 domain-containing protein, translated as MSLIVAQPPRPVATPCIKVCVVDGASSLCLGCYRTLSEIAGWSRLSDDERAVIMSELPARRDRIDPALRGT; from the coding sequence ATGTCGCTGATTGTCGCGCAGCCGCCACGGCCTGTAGCCACCCCCTGCATCAAGGTCTGCGTCGTCGACGGGGCCTCCAGCCTCTGTCTGGGCTGCTATCGGACCCTGTCGGAGATCGCCGGATGGAGCCGGCTGAGCGACGACGAACGCGCCGTTATCATGAGCGAACTTCCGGCCCGCCGGGACCGGATCGATCCTGCCCTGCGCGGCACATGA
- a CDS encoding ABC transporter permease, whose translation MSLALSTLLYEWRRYMAAVMALALSGLLVLAMTGVFIGIGKGFTATIERSGADIIVMQPGAKSLIGGPSGVPRRFIPLVYNNPEVVEVKPLDGAGGSFQSVKNIDPTMSQADRAKQGAPRQQFVQALIIDTTPGAVTIPTDYSQELVDALRQPYTVAIDETAITKLGVKLGDKALYNGQTVTVVGVTRGYPNMMQSTVIMSRDTLRMVGQADTGPSVGPLMVKLRDPAQAQRVAAELNATGNGQWKAWTRQELADANQMAMFEEGILVIIIGGCVVLGTIIGIAITWQTLRGAIMANIKEFASLRALGVGMGSLNRIVMELSFWVGCVGVLAAILLTMGVQWLAMTGAVIIALPPMLLVIVGGGLIIIAMLSGLLSLGILKNSQPADLLR comes from the coding sequence ATGTCGCTCGCACTTTCAACGCTGCTCTACGAGTGGCGCCGCTATATGGCCGCCGTCATGGCCCTGGCCCTGTCCGGCCTGCTGGTTCTGGCGATGACCGGAGTCTTCATCGGCATCGGCAAGGGCTTTACCGCGACCATCGAGCGCTCCGGTGCCGACATCATCGTCATGCAGCCGGGTGCCAAGTCGCTGATCGGCGGCCCTTCGGGCGTGCCCCGCCGCTTCATCCCCCTCGTCTACAACAATCCCGAGGTCGTGGAGGTCAAGCCGCTGGACGGGGCCGGCGGCAGTTTCCAGTCGGTCAAGAACATCGATCCCACCATGTCCCAGGCCGATCGGGCCAAGCAGGGCGCCCCACGTCAGCAGTTCGTCCAGGCCTTGATTATCGACACCACCCCCGGTGCCGTGACCATCCCGACCGACTATTCCCAGGAACTGGTCGATGCCCTGCGTCAGCCCTACACCGTTGCGATCGACGAGACGGCCATTACCAAGCTGGGCGTCAAGCTGGGCGACAAGGCGCTGTACAACGGCCAGACCGTCACGGTCGTGGGGGTCACGCGCGGCTATCCCAACATGATGCAGTCCACCGTGATCATGTCACGCGACACCCTGCGGATGGTCGGTCAGGCCGATACCGGCCCGAGCGTCGGCCCCCTGATGGTCAAGCTGCGCGATCCCGCCCAGGCCCAACGCGTCGCCGCCGAACTGAACGCGACCGGCAACGGCCAGTGGAAGGCCTGGACCCGCCAGGAACTGGCGGACGCCAACCAGATGGCGATGTTCGAGGAAGGCATTCTGGTCATCATCATCGGCGGCTGCGTGGTGCTGGGCACCATCATCGGCATCGCCATCACCTGGCAGACGCTGCGCGGGGCCATCATGGCCAATATCAAGGAGTTCGCCTCGCTCCGGGCCCTGGGCGTCGGCATGGGATCGCTGAACCGCATCGTCATGGAGCTCAGCTTCTGGGTCGGTTGTGTCGGTGTGCTGGCGGCCATTCTGCTGACCATGGGTGTCCAGTGGCTGGCCATGACCGGGGCCGTCATCATCGCCCTGCCGCCCATGCTTCTGGTCATCGTCGGCGGGGGGCTGATCATCATCGCCATGCTGTCGGGCTTGCTGTCCCTCGGCATCCTCAAGAACAGCCAGCCGGCGGATCTGCTACGATGA
- the thrB gene encoding homoserine kinase: MAVFTPVSDDQARAFLETYDLGAFRALHPIAEGVENTNYRLETEGARHVLTLFEARTDAASLPFCLGLTDHLAGRGFAAPRPVRNRDGGWVGTLNGRPAAVIEWLSGAWLRDPSPSEVEAAGAMLGRLHLEAGGFAVARANPVGPVAWRALADRCQTAATGEDRVILDGVEAALVRLGDPWTDDLPRGPIHADYFPDNVLFDDGAVSGVIDFYFGCTDLLAYDLAIALSAWGFDGTGTPIPGAIEAFRRGYEAVRPLTPPEAATLPHLGEAAAIRFTLTRLHDRIFHDPTKLVTPKDPGAFFRRAPWWREMG; encoded by the coding sequence GTGGCCGTCTTCACTCCGGTTTCGGACGATCAGGCGCGTGCCTTCCTCGAAACCTACGACCTCGGGGCTTTTCGCGCGCTCCACCCCATCGCCGAGGGGGTGGAGAACACCAACTATCGCCTCGAAACCGAAGGGGCCCGCCACGTCCTGACCCTGTTCGAGGCACGCACCGATGCGGCCTCCCTGCCGTTCTGTCTGGGCCTGACCGATCATCTGGCGGGGCGGGGCTTTGCGGCCCCCCGCCCGGTGCGCAATCGCGACGGCGGCTGGGTCGGAACCCTGAACGGGCGACCGGCGGCGGTGATCGAATGGCTGTCCGGGGCCTGGTTGCGCGACCCGTCACCCTCCGAGGTCGAGGCGGCCGGGGCCATGCTGGGGCGGCTGCATCTGGAGGCCGGGGGCTTCGCCGTTGCACGCGCCAATCCGGTCGGGCCGGTGGCCTGGCGCGCCCTGGCCGACCGGTGTCAGACGGCCGCGACCGGAGAGGACCGGGTGATCCTGGACGGGGTCGAGGCGGCCCTGGTCCGTCTCGGCGATCCGTGGACGGACGATCTGCCGCGCGGACCGATCCACGCCGACTATTTCCCCGACAATGTGCTGTTCGACGACGGCGCCGTGTCGGGCGTGATCGACTTCTATTTCGGCTGCACAGACCTGCTGGCCTATGACCTCGCCATCGCCCTCAGCGCCTGGGGTTTCGACGGCACGGGCACGCCTATTCCGGGCGCGATCGAGGCCTTCCGTCGCGGCTACGAGGCCGTCCGCCCGCTGACGCCGCCCGAGGCCGCCACCCTGCCGCATCTGGGCGAGGCCGCCGCGATCCGCTTCACCCTGACCCGCCTGCACGACCGCATCTTCCACGACCCCACCAAGCTGGTGACCCCCAAGGACCCGGGGGCCTTCTTCCGGCGCGCGCCCTGGTGGCGGGAGATGGGGTAA
- a CDS encoding HlyD family secretion protein — MPAFLKNKWLWIGILLIIVVVVGFMALQGAGAAKKAETEKAEATKVESPYAAIANGKVDVEGGIIQIAARRGGIVREVLVQEGDTVVAGQILARQEDDEARLALQTASADLAAAESQLRLIQVNIRTAQRELERLQALVATNFVAAQRVDQARDAVATAQAQLGAQQAAVQTARARRDQAAYNVELTVIRSPADGRIVRRYANPGAGASTLNVSNMFDLEPVAPRIARAEIVESDIPNVSVGQAVEITPEGDPTKVYVGSVLRRAAVFGARKLASDDPSQRSDERVVEVVVSANDAPLLIGQRVLVKFMKPGQTAGAPRTPNIGVPADRSMQAPDPAA, encoded by the coding sequence ATGCCCGCCTTCCTCAAGAACAAATGGCTCTGGATCGGCATCCTGCTGATCATCGTCGTCGTCGTCGGCTTCATGGCCCTGCAGGGCGCGGGTGCGGCGAAGAAGGCGGAAACGGAAAAGGCCGAGGCGACCAAGGTCGAAAGCCCCTATGCCGCCATTGCCAACGGCAAGGTGGACGTCGAGGGCGGGATCATCCAGATCGCGGCCCGTCGTGGCGGTATCGTGCGCGAGGTTCTGGTCCAGGAAGGCGACACCGTGGTCGCCGGGCAGATCCTGGCCCGTCAGGAAGACGACGAGGCCCGGCTGGCGTTGCAGACGGCGTCTGCCGACCTGGCCGCCGCCGAAAGTCAGCTGCGCCTGATCCAGGTCAACATCCGCACCGCACAGCGCGAGCTGGAACGGCTCCAGGCCCTGGTCGCGACCAACTTCGTGGCCGCCCAGCGCGTGGACCAGGCCCGCGACGCGGTCGCCACCGCCCAGGCCCAACTGGGGGCCCAGCAGGCCGCCGTCCAGACCGCCCGCGCCCGCCGCGATCAAGCCGCCTATAACGTCGAACTGACGGTCATCCGCTCGCCCGCCGACGGCCGGATCGTGCGGCGTTATGCCAATCCCGGCGCCGGGGCCTCGACCCTGAACGTGTCCAACATGTTCGATCTGGAGCCCGTCGCCCCCCGTATCGCCCGCGCCGAGATCGTCGAGAGCGACATCCCCAACGTCAGCGTCGGTCAGGCCGTCGAGATCACCCCCGAAGGCGATCCGACCAAGGTCTATGTCGGGTCGGTCCTGCGTCGCGCGGCCGTGTTCGGAGCGAGGAAGCTGGCGTCGGACGATCCGTCCCAGCGCTCGGACGAACGCGTGGTCGAGGTCGTTGTGTCGGCCAACGACGCCCCCTTGCTGATCGGCCAGCGGGTCCTGGTCAAGTTCATGAAGCCAGGCCAGACGGCCGGTGCGCCGCGCACGCCCAACATCGGTGTCCCGGCCGACCGCTCGATGCAGGCCCCCGACCCGGCGGCCTGA
- the dusA gene encoding tRNA dihydrouridine(20/20a) synthase DusA, with product MMDWTDRHCRAFHRALSRRALLYTEMVTAPAVLHGDRERLLGFDAVEHPVALQLGGSDPDQLAEAARIGADMGYDEINLNVGCPSDRVQSGRFGACLMKEPELVADCMAAIAGAVDVPATVKCRIGVDDQDPAVSLFATVDASAAVGVTTFIVHARKAWLSGLSPRENRDVPPLDYALVRRLKAERPHLTICINGGITSLEAAEAHLDGADGVVLDGVMLGRAAYHEPALLGQVDRRLFGEGAGDVDPFTAIDRYRPYLAARLAEGWGLHAMTRHMLGLMHGRPGARAFRRILTVEAIRPGAGLEVVDRAVEAVREAEARRERVGEAA from the coding sequence ATGATGGACTGGACCGACCGGCACTGCCGGGCGTTTCACCGCGCCCTGAGCAGGCGGGCCTTGCTCTATACCGAGATGGTCACGGCCCCGGCGGTGCTCCACGGCGACCGTGAGCGGCTGCTGGGGTTCGATGCGGTCGAGCATCCCGTGGCCCTGCAGCTGGGCGGGTCCGACCCGGATCAGCTCGCCGAGGCCGCCCGGATCGGGGCGGACATGGGCTATGACGAGATCAATCTGAACGTCGGCTGCCCGTCCGACCGGGTCCAGTCCGGGCGGTTCGGGGCCTGTCTGATGAAGGAGCCGGAACTGGTCGCGGACTGTATGGCGGCCATCGCCGGTGCCGTGGATGTACCGGCCACCGTCAAATGCCGGATCGGTGTCGACGATCAGGACCCGGCGGTCAGCCTGTTCGCGACCGTCGACGCCAGCGCCGCCGTCGGCGTGACCACCTTCATCGTCCATGCGCGGAAAGCCTGGCTGAGCGGTCTGTCGCCCAGGGAAAACCGCGACGTGCCCCCGCTCGACTACGCCCTGGTCCGACGGCTGAAGGCCGAGCGTCCGCATCTGACGATCTGCATCAACGGAGGCATCACCTCGCTGGAGGCGGCCGAGGCGCATCTGGACGGCGCGGACGGCGTGGTCCTGGACGGCGTGATGCTGGGCCGCGCTGCCTATCACGAGCCTGCCCTGCTGGGTCAGGTGGATCGCCGCCTGTTCGGCGAGGGGGCCGGGGACGTCGATCCTTTCACGGCCATCGACCGCTACAGGCCCTATCTGGCCGCCCGCCTGGCTGAGGGCTGGGGCTTGCACGCCATGACCCGCCACATGCTGGGCCTGATGCATGGCCGTCCGGGCGCGCGGGCCTTCCGCCGCATCCTGACCGTCGAGGCGATCCGGCCGGGGGCGGGGCTGGAGGTCGTGGATCGGGCGGTCGAGGCGGTCCGCGAGGCCGAGGCCCGCCGCGAGCGGGTGGGCGAGGCGGCCTGA
- the thrC gene encoding threonine synthase, whose protein sequence is MAQRSDTYVSTRGGAPATDFAEALLRGMAPDGGLYMPTAWPTLTPGAWAAGQGYADIATAAMTPFIGDALPAGSLDRALARLITGFAPAEVTPLVRLEEGLYLLELFHGPTAAFKDLAMQLAASLASEALAASGETLTLVTATSGDTGAAAVAAFADQPRIRLIVLHPHERVSPVQRRQMTTVQADNVLNLAVRGDFDDCQRLVKGLLADETLRAHGRFSSVNSINWARLAGQIPYYVSAVSQAAAMGETRAPVFVVPTGNFGDAFAGIAARKMGLPVAGFVAAVNSNDALARAINEGVYARKAAVETASVSMDVQAPSNFERLVYEASGRDAALTAGLFADFARKGEVTLPVDLLAALRAEVSAVSVDEPTTRAEVAHAHAAWGQVVCPHTAVGLSAARGVDRTQGPVIVLATAHPAKFGKDVAPVLGFDPDPPKVIRDLGDRAERFEVIGAEAAEALAAVRGFGG, encoded by the coding sequence ATGGCCCAAAGATCCGATACCTATGTCTCCACGCGCGGCGGCGCACCCGCGACGGATTTCGCCGAGGCCCTGCTGCGCGGCATGGCCCCCGACGGCGGGCTCTATATGCCGACCGCCTGGCCGACGCTGACCCCCGGGGCCTGGGCCGCCGGACAAGGCTATGCGGACATCGCCACCGCAGCCATGACCCCTTTCATCGGCGACGCCCTGCCGGCCGGATCGCTGGACCGGGCGCTGGCGCGGCTGATCACAGGCTTTGCGCCCGCCGAGGTGACGCCGCTGGTCCGGCTGGAGGAGGGGCTCTATCTGCTGGAGCTGTTCCACGGTCCGACCGCCGCGTTCAAGGATCTGGCCATGCAGCTGGCCGCGTCCCTGGCGTCGGAAGCCCTGGCCGCCTCCGGCGAGACCCTGACCCTGGTCACGGCGACCAGCGGCGACACGGGGGCCGCCGCCGTCGCCGCCTTCGCCGACCAGCCGCGCATCCGCCTGATCGTGCTGCATCCGCATGAGCGGGTGTCGCCCGTCCAGCGCCGCCAGATGACGACGGTCCAGGCCGACAATGTGCTGAACCTGGCCGTCCGGGGCGATTTCGACGATTGCCAGCGTCTGGTGAAGGGGCTGCTGGCCGACGAGACCTTGCGCGCGCATGGGCGGTTCAGCTCGGTCAATTCGATCAACTGGGCGCGGCTGGCCGGACAGATTCCCTACTATGTCTCGGCGGTGTCCCAGGCGGCGGCGATGGGTGAGACGCGGGCCCCGGTGTTCGTCGTGCCGACGGGAAACTTCGGCGACGCCTTCGCCGGGATCGCGGCCCGGAAGATGGGCCTGCCGGTCGCCGGGTTCGTGGCGGCGGTAAACAGCAATGACGCCCTGGCCCGCGCGATCAACGAAGGCGTCTATGCCCGAAAGGCCGCCGTCGAGACCGCCAGCGTCAGCATGGACGTGCAGGCTCCGTCGAACTTCGAGCGGCTGGTGTACGAGGCCTCGGGCCGCGACGCCGCCCTGACCGCCGGCCTGTTCGCCGACTTCGCCCGAAAGGGCGAGGTGACCCTGCCCGTCGACCTGCTGGCCGCCCTCCGCGCCGAGGTCAGTGCCGTCTCGGTCGACGAGCCGACGACCCGGGCCGAGGTCGCCCACGCCCACGCCGCCTGGGGCCAGGTCGTCTGCCCCCACACCGCCGTCGGCCTGTCGGCGGCGCGTGGGGTGGACCGGACGCAGGGACCCGTGATCGTCCTGGCCACCGCCCACCCCGCCAAGTTCGGCAAGGACGTAGCCCCTGTGCTCGGCTTCGACCCCGACCCGCCGAAGGTCATCCGCGACCTCGGCGACCGGGCCGAACGGTTCGAGGTGATCGGGGCGGAGGCCGCCGAGGCTCTGGCGGCGGTGCGGGGGTTTGGGGGGTAG
- a CDS encoding ABC transporter ATP-binding protein, translating into MMDFTPDPKPVIHTTAHGKHGDYAIEAKGLVKRFKSGKAYVEVLKGVDFDARHGDLTMVMGPSGSGKSTLIAALSGLLRPEQGRVDTLDVDDLWKLSASRIDRFRLDHCGFIFQGFNLFPALTALQQVTTVLQFQGLTPGQARKRAIQALEEVGLGPRLHQRPSALSGGEKQRVAIARALAKDPQILFADEPTSALDGENGQVVIRLLRRAATEHGAAVICVTHDPRLEEWADRVIKIEDGIIISDERRTPNPNATLGSH; encoded by the coding sequence ATGATGGATTTCACGCCGGACCCCAAGCCCGTCATCCACACCACCGCCCACGGCAAGCATGGCGACTATGCGATCGAGGCCAAGGGCCTGGTCAAGCGGTTCAAGTCGGGCAAGGCCTATGTCGAGGTGCTGAAAGGCGTCGATTTCGACGCCCGCCACGGCGACTTGACCATGGTCATGGGCCCATCCGGCTCCGGCAAGTCCACCCTGATCGCGGCCCTCAGCGGCCTGTTGCGGCCGGAGCAAGGCCGGGTCGACACCCTGGACGTCGACGATCTGTGGAAACTGTCGGCCAGCCGGATCGACAGGTTCCGGCTGGATCACTGCGGCTTCATCTTCCAGGGGTTCAACCTGTTCCCCGCCCTGACCGCCCTGCAGCAGGTCACCACGGTGCTGCAGTTCCAGGGCCTGACGCCCGGTCAGGCAAGGAAGCGCGCCATCCAGGCCCTGGAGGAGGTGGGGCTGGGTCCACGTTTGCACCAGCGCCCGTCCGCCCTGTCCGGTGGGGAAAAGCAGCGGGTCGCCATCGCCCGTGCCCTGGCCAAGGACCCGCAGATCCTTTTCGCCGACGAACCCACATCCGCCCTCGACGGCGAGAACGGCCAGGTGGTCATCCGCCTGCTTCGCCGGGCCGCCACGGAACACGGGGCCGCCGTCATCTGCGTGACCCACGATCCGCGCCTTGAGGAATGGGCCGACCGGGTCATCAAGATCGAGGACGGCATCATCATCTCCGACGAGCGTCGGACGCCCAATCCCAACGCCACGCTCGGCTCGCACTAG
- a CDS encoding TIGR02281 family clan AA aspartic protease, with translation MVRFDLQSAIVMGMAIVSSLSVAWVLSHQTPREAEAATPSAANAPAVVVPVAGQPAQIAKSADGHFWAEANIDGHAIRVLVDTGASVVALTREDALRLGLRLTPADFTRTVETASGPAKAASIQLGHVAVAGARVDRVEALVVEKGLPHSLLGMSYLGRLSAFEARPTVLTLRP, from the coding sequence CTGGTGCGTTTCGACCTGCAATCCGCGATCGTCATGGGCATGGCGATCGTGTCTTCTCTGAGCGTCGCCTGGGTGCTGAGCCATCAGACTCCGCGCGAGGCCGAGGCCGCGACCCCGAGCGCTGCGAACGCCCCGGCCGTCGTCGTTCCCGTCGCCGGTCAGCCCGCCCAGATCGCCAAGAGCGCCGATGGTCACTTCTGGGCCGAGGCGAACATCGACGGCCACGCCATCCGTGTGCTGGTCGACACCGGTGCCAGCGTCGTCGCCCTGACCCGCGAGGACGCCCTGCGACTGGGCCTGCGCCTGACACCCGCCGACTTCACCCGGACGGTCGAGACTGCCTCCGGACCTGCAAAGGCCGCCTCGATCCAGCTGGGCCATGTCGCTGTCGCCGGTGCGCGCGTCGATCGGGTAGAGGCCCTGGTGGTCGAGAAGGGGCTGCCGCACTCCCTGCTGGGCATGAGCTATCTGGGTCGCCTGTCGGCCTTCGAGGCCCGACCCACAGTCCTGACGCTGAGACCTTGA
- a CDS encoding NAD(P)/FAD-dependent oxidoreductase, producing MLDAIIIGGGLAGLAAARHLKRRGASLRVLEARDRIGGRVQSQRLTSGHFIDLGAQLIGDAQTRISALVDEVGLTRVARNHMGQTVHIPSPDAEPVLARSGSPPLSLIGKVDALQALWDFDGRLKSFRADIDQLDAMTAAHFIADMTFTRATAALLAGFTEGELCVPLDDVSAYELLDQSASVGGYDGERASADWYLAEGMAPVADHLASALGGDLILNAAVTEIEQHTEWFRVSARPGTYRARNLVVAVPPQLYEQLGLFPLLPAERRKVLATYRHGEVIKTILVFERPWWRDRGLSGDVLSPGSMFNSALDGSPENGGVGILVLFATAAAARRLSQTRAESDRISKAIDWLRGLSGWPVPNPIAARSIDWNADPWSLGGYASRRPIGGWSETPDLFASSQRIHFAGSETANEWRSFMEGALQSAERAADDVLRDLSTL from the coding sequence GTGCTTGACGCGATCATCATCGGCGGAGGCCTTGCAGGGTTGGCGGCCGCGCGGCACCTCAAGCGAAGGGGGGCCTCCCTGAGGGTCCTTGAGGCACGGGATCGGATTGGCGGGCGCGTTCAGTCTCAGCGCCTTACCAGCGGACACTTTATCGATTTGGGAGCCCAATTAATCGGCGACGCCCAGACGCGCATTTCTGCCCTGGTCGACGAGGTTGGACTGACGCGCGTGGCGCGCAACCACATGGGACAAACGGTTCATATTCCATCACCAGACGCAGAGCCCGTGCTTGCCCGCAGCGGCAGTCCGCCGCTCTCGTTGATCGGGAAGGTGGATGCGCTCCAAGCCCTCTGGGACTTCGATGGACGCCTAAAGTCCTTTCGAGCGGACATCGATCAGCTCGACGCGATGACCGCGGCCCATTTCATCGCGGACATGACGTTCACTCGCGCAACTGCGGCCTTGCTGGCCGGCTTTACCGAGGGGGAGTTGTGCGTCCCGCTCGACGACGTCTCGGCCTATGAACTGCTGGACCAGAGCGCATCGGTCGGTGGCTATGACGGCGAGCGCGCCTCCGCCGATTGGTATCTCGCCGAGGGCATGGCCCCCGTCGCCGATCACCTCGCCAGCGCCCTCGGCGGTGACCTCATTCTCAATGCTGCTGTGACAGAGATCGAACAGCACACCGAATGGTTCCGCGTCAGCGCTCGCCCGGGGACCTATCGCGCCCGCAACCTTGTCGTCGCCGTCCCGCCACAGCTGTATGAACAACTGGGACTGTTTCCACTCTTGCCGGCCGAACGCCGCAAGGTCCTTGCCACATACAGGCACGGCGAGGTGATCAAGACCATTCTCGTGTTTGAGCGCCCCTGGTGGAGGGACCGCGGTCTCTCCGGCGATGTTCTCAGCCCCGGCAGCATGTTCAACTCGGCGCTTGACGGATCGCCTGAAAATGGCGGCGTCGGCATCCTTGTCCTGTTCGCTACGGCCGCTGCCGCCCGGCGGCTCAGCCAGACGCGGGCAGAGTCTGACCGGATATCGAAGGCCATCGACTGGCTTAGGGGGCTTAGCGGTTGGCCCGTGCCGAATCCAATCGCTGCGCGCTCGATCGACTGGAACGCCGATCCGTGGTCGCTTGGCGGTTACGCCAGCCGTCGTCCAATCGGCGGATGGTCAGAGACGCCGGATCTCTTTGCCTCATCGCAGCGGATTCACTTTGCAGGATCGGAGACCGCGAACGAGTGGCGGTCCTTCATGGAAGGGGCGCTCCAATCTGCCGAGCGAGCCGCCGATGACGTGCTACGGGACCTCTCGACGTTGTAG
- a CDS encoding TetR/AcrR family transcriptional regulator, protein MIYDQQRPRADTAVQALACLEELALETGLDDVSMRDVARRLGISLAALQYHYATKAALLDAFVAHAIAEYRARLAAIAAANVNAPRYGVAIRFMVSETRRIGESGVLAMIQARAFHDPAAKRATQSFMMAYLSTLSDMIAAEFPGLSPEETNRAATLVCSLLEGLASTLDASRARGVDEAQVVEATIHIASVIPELVGSSDASFRRFV, encoded by the coding sequence GTGATCTACGATCAGCAAAGGCCCAGAGCCGACACGGCGGTTCAGGCGTTGGCGTGTCTGGAAGAACTCGCGCTCGAGACGGGGCTTGATGACGTCTCGATGCGCGACGTGGCCAGGCGGCTTGGGATTTCTCTTGCCGCGCTGCAATATCATTACGCGACCAAGGCAGCTCTTCTCGATGCCTTCGTCGCCCACGCCATCGCCGAGTATCGCGCGCGACTGGCGGCGATCGCTGCGGCCAATGTGAACGCCCCCCGTTATGGCGTCGCGATCCGGTTCATGGTGTCGGAAACGCGCCGCATCGGGGAGAGCGGCGTGTTGGCGATGATCCAGGCGCGGGCCTTTCACGATCCGGCGGCAAAGCGAGCGACCCAGAGCTTCATGATGGCTTACTTGTCGACCTTGAGCGACATGATCGCCGCGGAGTTCCCAGGTCTCTCACCAGAGGAAACAAACCGCGCTGCAACGCTTGTCTGTTCATTGCTGGAGGGCCTCGCTTCCACGCTCGACGCCTCGCGCGCCCGGGGCGTCGACGAGGCTCAGGTCGTCGAGGCTACGATCCACATCGCCAGCGTCATTCCTGAGCTGGTCGGCAGCTCAGATGCTTCGTTCAGACGTTTCGTCTGA